The proteins below are encoded in one region of Streptomyces ficellus:
- a CDS encoding GNAT family N-acetyltransferase, with product MPPTDASSDTGPRAPTPAGPGTEDTLELRLPDELIALFRPDEPVTGPEPTADGADGTGGAGAADGVDDLLDTVAGWAPAATSLGSFRLVPVRLERDLALISRWMNDPAVAAFWELAGPPSVTDAHVRAQLDGDGRSVPCLGVLDGTPMSYFEIYRADLDPLARHYPARPHDTGVHLLIGGIGDRGRGVGTTLLTAVADLILDHRPRCARVVAEPDIRNAPSVSAFLSAGFRFSAELDLPDKRAALMIRDRALRHLL from the coding sequence GTGCCTCCCACCGACGCGAGCTCCGACACCGGACCCCGTGCCCCCACCCCGGCCGGGCCGGGCACGGAGGACACCCTGGAACTCCGGCTGCCCGACGAGCTGATCGCGCTGTTCCGCCCGGACGAACCGGTCACCGGGCCCGAGCCAACGGCCGACGGTGCCGACGGGACCGGCGGGGCCGGTGCTGCCGACGGGGTCGACGACCTGCTCGACACCGTCGCCGGCTGGGCCCCCGCCGCCACCTCCCTCGGCTCCTTCCGACTCGTCCCCGTACGCCTCGAACGCGACCTCGCGCTGATCAGCCGGTGGATGAACGACCCGGCGGTCGCCGCGTTCTGGGAACTCGCCGGGCCCCCGTCCGTCACCGACGCCCATGTGCGGGCCCAACTCGACGGCGACGGCCGCAGCGTGCCCTGCCTGGGCGTGCTCGACGGCACACCGATGAGCTACTTCGAGATCTACCGCGCCGACCTCGACCCGCTCGCCCGCCACTACCCGGCCCGTCCGCATGACACGGGCGTCCACCTGCTCATCGGCGGAATCGGCGACCGCGGCCGGGGCGTCGGCACCACCCTGCTCACAGCGGTCGCCGACCTCATCCTCGACCACCGCCCGCGCTGCGCACGTGTCGTCGCCGAACCCGACATCCGCAACGCGCCCTCCGTCTCGGCGTTCCTGAGCGCCGGCTTCCGCTTCTCCGCCGAACTCGACCTCCCCGACAAGCGAGCTGCCCTGATGATCCGCGACCGCGCCCTGCGACACCTGCTGTGA